A window of the Lolium perenne isolate Kyuss_39 chromosome 7, Kyuss_2.0, whole genome shotgun sequence genome harbors these coding sequences:
- the LOC127321371 gene encoding SEED MATURATION PROTEIN 1 — protein sequence MATSKEEIKHGTAQARLTEDDMVRTGYVNGTPLEGGKIADSDPVDLFAGARHVGDASSQQQKQLPLGDEEEGKKGGSEEPRVQARQGMGGGGRLLGRQ from the coding sequence ATGGCGACGAGCAAGGAGGAGATCAAGCACGGCACGGCCCAGGCGAGGCTGACCGAGGACGACATGGTCAGGACCGGCTACGTCAACGGCACGCCGCTCGAGGGCGGCAAGATCGCCGACTCCGATCCCGTAGACCTCTTCGCCGGAGCACGTCACGTGGGCGATGCCTCGTCGCAGCAGCAGAAGCAGCTGCCGCTGGGCGACGAGGAGGAAGGCAAGAAGGGCGGATCGGAGGagccgcgggtgcaggcgcggcaGGGGATGGGAGGCGGTGGACGTCTGCTGGGGCGCCAGTAG